A genomic stretch from Thalassophryne amazonica chromosome 18, fThaAma1.1, whole genome shotgun sequence includes:
- the ccz1 gene encoding vacuolar fusion protein CCZ1 homolog has protein sequence MLMISPRMASGMQEKQYTPTLLSFFIYNPLFGPREGEEEKKILFYHPSEVEKNEKIRNVGLCEAIVQFTRTFCPTKPAKSLHTQKNRQFFFEPEDNFWIVMVVRNPMVEKTNKDSNPPTIEYQEEEILDTVYGAVVRQCYSMYKLFNGTFGRVMEAGGVELLTQKLEKFFYRYLQTLHLQCCDLLDVFGGISFFPLDKMTYLKIQSFINRVEESLSLIKYTAFLYNDQLIWSGLEQDDMRILYKYLTTSLFPRHSEPELAGRNSPLRPEVTGNLLHYGRFLTGPSNLKDPEAKFRFPRIFVSTEDGYEELHLIVYKAMSAATCFMIKASVELTRDFCEQLDSLVGPQLTLLASDICEQFNINRRISGPEKEPQFKFIYFNHMNLAEKSTIHVRKTTSICLTSVHPDLMKILGDINCDFARVDEDEEIIVKAMTDYWVVGKKSDQRELYVILNQKNANLIEVNEEVKRLCVTQFNNIFFLD, from the exons AAGGAGAG gaGGAGAAAAAGATTTTGTTTTACCATCCCAGTGAGGTGGAGAAGAATGAGAAAATACGAAATGTGGGCCTTTGTGAAGCTATTGTGCAGTTCACCAG GACGTTCTGTCCAACAAAGCCAGCTAAATCCCTGCACACTCAGAAGAACCGGCAATTTTTCTTTGAGCCCGAAGACAATTTCTGGATCGTCATG GTTGTTCGAAACCCCATGGtagagaaaacaaataaagacagTAACCCTCCCACAATAGAATATCAAGAAGAAGAAATACTT GACACTGTTTATGGTGCAGTTGTAAGGCAGTGTTACAGTATGTACAAG CTCTTCAACGGCACTTTTGGCAGAGTGATGGAGGCTGGCGGAGTGGAGCTGCTCACACAGAAGCTTGAAAAGTTCTTCTACAGG TATTTGCAGACGCTCCATCTGCAGTGCTGCGACCTGCTTGATGTGTTCGGAGGAATCAGCTTCTTCCCGCTGGACAAGATGACCTACCTGAAGATCCAGTCCTTCATCAACCGAGTGGAAGAGAGCCTCAGCCTGATCAAATACACGGCCTTCCTCTATAATGACCAGCTCATCTG GAGTGGCCTAGAACAGGATGATATGAGGATCTTGTACAAGTACCTGACAACCTCACTGTTCCCCAGACACTCTGAACCAGAG TTGGCTGGCAGGAACTCTCCTCTGAGGCCAGAGGTCACAGGGAACCTGTTGCACTATGGGAG GTTTTTAACGGGACCTTCCAACCTTAAAGATCCAGAGGCCAAATTCCGATTTCCCAGAATATTTGTCAGCACAGAGGATGGATACGAGGAGCTGCATTTGATTGTTTATAAG GCGATGAGTGCTGCAACTTGTTTTATGATCAAAG CCTCGGTGGAACTGACGAGGGACTTCTGTGAGCAGCTGGACAGCTTGGTGGGCCCTCAGCTGACCCTGCTGGCCTCTGATATATGTGAACAGTTCAACATTAATCGCAGGATTTCAGG TCCAGAGAAGGAGCCCCAGTTTAAATTCATCTATTTCAACCACATGAACCTGGCAGAGAAGAGCACCATCCACGTGAGGAAGACCACCAGCATCTGCCTCACCTCGGTCCATCCTGACCTCATGAAGATACTCGGGGACATCAACTGTGACTTTGCCAG ggtTGAtgaagatgaagaaatcatcgtaAAAGCTATGACCGACTACTGGGTAGTCGGTAAGAAGTCAGACCAGAGGGAACTGTATGTGATCTTGAACCAGAAGAACGCCAATCTGATCGAAGTGAACG AGGAGGTTAAGAGGCTTTGTGTGACGCAGTTCAACAATATCTTCTTCTTGGACTGA